From a single bacterium genomic region:
- a CDS encoding sigma-54-dependent Fis family transcriptional regulator translates to MIEHPLNQFHTHPGDKVFHNQPISTELFEGTDQELYEAYLRYRFLFEFSRLIASRSSIDDILDTLLDELITLINSERGLVIVLNPAGNILYTKTRSLQIIPDNKSESSIPWSLIHHVRKSRNAEYLQCDRTMEHHKALPGMQGQWTGPAACLPILLGSSCIGILYTDNRSCGAKFIQSSPAILQDFASLIAPPLARSLQEKELGVQVRDSQHHPRMLSADPSIIGTSPQIEKVRKFIDQVADTPATVILEGESGTGKEVVARALHDHSRRRDKPFVSLNCGALTETLLESELFGHIKGAFTGAVQNKKGWFETANGGTIFFDEIGEMSPGLQVKLLRILQTGEYSPVGSNEIKKSDVRIIVATNKHLESLVKQGAFRSDLFYRLNILYLYLPPLRERREDILLLAQHYLKSYRKQLGKPPLPISLAVQELLWNHDFPGNIRELQNLMQRAAVMAEGVEVQLHHLPESLVPEDCTGKGRSANGFALVKRAVVERFERDYVETTLERAHGVVAQAARIAGIDPKNFYQKMQKYRIRSPRW, encoded by the coding sequence ATGATTGAGCATCCTTTGAATCAGTTTCACACTCATCCTGGTGATAAAGTATTCCATAATCAGCCGATTTCCACCGAGTTGTTCGAAGGCACCGATCAGGAGTTGTATGAAGCTTATCTGCGCTATCGTTTCTTATTCGAATTTTCCCGATTGATCGCTTCCCGATCCTCTATCGACGATATCCTCGACACCCTTCTAGATGAACTCATCACATTGATCAATTCGGAGCGCGGCCTCGTGATCGTGTTGAACCCTGCCGGTAACATCCTCTATACAAAAACCCGCAGCTTGCAGATCATACCGGATAATAAATCCGAATCCAGCATTCCCTGGTCCCTTATTCATCACGTCCGTAAAAGCAGAAATGCAGAGTACTTGCAATGCGACAGGACCATGGAGCACCATAAAGCATTGCCAGGCATGCAAGGGCAGTGGACTGGTCCTGCCGCCTGCCTGCCGATCCTGCTCGGATCCTCCTGTATCGGCATCCTGTATACAGATAATCGGTCGTGTGGAGCGAAGTTTATCCAGAGCAGCCCTGCCATTCTGCAGGATTTTGCATCCCTGATCGCTCCGCCCTTGGCCCGGTCGTTGCAGGAGAAGGAACTGGGCGTTCAAGTCCGGGACAGCCAGCATCATCCGCGCATGCTCTCAGCCGATCCCTCCATCATTGGTACCAGCCCACAGATAGAAAAGGTGCGTAAATTCATCGATCAGGTTGCGGACACACCTGCCACGGTTATCCTCGAGGGCGAAAGCGGCACGGGGAAGGAAGTGGTAGCCAGAGCGTTGCATGATCACAGCCGCCGCCGGGACAAGCCCTTCGTCTCGCTCAATTGTGGTGCCCTCACAGAAACCCTGCTGGAATCCGAGCTCTTCGGACATATCAAAGGTGCCTTCACCGGAGCGGTGCAAAACAAAAAGGGCTGGTTTGAAACCGCCAACGGCGGCACCATTTTTTTCGATGAAATCGGCGAAATGAGTCCTGGGCTGCAAGTCAAACTGCTGCGTATCCTGCAGACGGGAGAGTATTCCCCGGTCGGAAGTAACGAAATTAAAAAGAGCGACGTGCGGATTATCGTCGCCACCAACAAACATCTGGAAAGCTTGGTCAAACAGGGGGCCTTCCGTTCGGACCTTTTCTATCGGCTGAATATCCTTTATCTTTATCTTCCACCGCTGCGTGAGCGACGGGAGGATATCCTCCTTCTGGCCCAACACTATCTTAAAAGCTACCGCAAGCAGCTCGGGAAGCCCCCCCTGCCCATCAGTCTGGCGGTGCAGGAGTTGCTATGGAACCATGACTTTCCCGGGAATATCCGGGAACTGCAGAATTTGATGCAGCGCGCCGCCGTCATGGCTGAAGGAGTTGAAGTCCAGCTGCATCATCTGCCGGAATCCTTGGTTCCTGAGGATTGTACCGGCAAAGGCCGATCGGCCAACGGTTTTGCCCTGGTTAAAAGAGCGGTCGTTGAGCGT